TAAATAGCAGCGATCGCCAACGCCTTTTTAGAAAGATCTGGCTAGCTCCCAAGGTCGTTGGCGCGATCGCTTCTCAACTCATATCCTACTGTATTTCTGAGAAAATCGAATCAAGGTAGCCCCAATATCGAAAAAATTATTGACATTTAGCCGGTAGCAAGATGTGGTATTGTTGCTTGCTATCTCGTGGCTGGATGTCAGGAAAACCAGATCGAGACCAAAGTTCATGAATCCATCCATCGCCTATTTGGGACCGCCGGGAACCTATACCGAAGCCGCGACCCTGGCTTATGCCGAATACCTGCAGCAAACCCACGGATGGTCATCTCAGTTGACTCCCAGGGCGACCATTGCCCAAACCCTACAAGCCGCGGCCGCTCAAGAGGTGGCTTATGCCGTCGTTCCCGTAGAAAATTCCATCGAAGGGGGCGTTACCGTTACCCTAGACACCTTATGGCAACTAGAGTGCCTGCAAATTCACAAAGCCCTGGTTCTGCCCATTACCCACAGTTTAATTTCCCGCGCCAGCGAGCGGGAACGCATTACCAAAGTATACTCCCATCCCCAGGCCCTTGCCCAATGTCAGGGCTGGTTGGCGAAACAGCTACCGCAAGCCGAGTTGGTTGCTACCCCATCCACCTCCGAAGCTGTGTTGCATGCCAAAGAAGATACTTTGGTAGCCGCGGTTGCCTCCATCAGAGCCGCCCAGCTGTACGGACTGCCAATCCTAGCCCAAGCCATCAACGACTATCCGGAGAACTGCACCCGATTTTGGGTAGTGAGCGCCCACAGCGGCAACCGCGGCAGCCATACCTCCCTAGCATTTAGCCTGCCAGCCAACGTTCCGGGAGCTTTGCTCAAACCCCTGCAGGTATTTGCCCAACGGGGAATTAACCTATCGCGAATCGAATCGCGACCCACCAAGCTAGCACTGGGAGAATATTTGTTTTTTATCGATTTGGAAGCCGACAGCCACCAAACAACCGTACAATCTGCCCTCGAAGAAATTCGCGGGTATACCGAAGTTTTAAAACTCTTTGGCAGTTACGATGTTTTATCCGTACAGCCTTTGGCCGCGCCCCCAACGCTATAAATCATTCTTAACAGGATTCATTCCGAAGAAAATGTATCCTTAAGCACCGTACGCGCCGCCAGATGGTTGCGCGTGGAAGTTAAAATTTCTTCTTCCCGTTCCAAACGGGCTTTGGTATCCTGCAACTCCAGCAAAGCCTGCTGTTCGGAAGCAGCGCCGTACAAATTGCTAGCAATCCAGAAAGACAGCTCCCGGGGCAGAGAAGGAATATCTTCTGGCAAGTCAATGGATTGGTCCATCAGCTTGCTAGAGAGGCGAACCACATCTTTCAGCAGCAATTCCACCTGCTGGGCCATAGGTTCCAAATTTTCTTGCGGGGTTTCGTCGTCAATCCATTCCACCAACCCAACCCGGTAAGGATACTCGCGGACGTACTCCAACACCCGAAACCGTTGCTGCCCCAAGGTTAGCATTTTCATGCGGTCGTCAGGCAGGCGCTGGTAGTTGGCGATTTCCGCACAGCAGCCTACCCGGGCCGCTTCGTTGCGAGCAGGGTCCCACATGAGGACCCCAAACCGACGGTCGGTTTGCAAAATGGTGTTCATGAGAATGCGATAGCGAAATTCGAAAATATGTAAAGGCAGGGGTCTGCCGGGAAACAGAACCACTTCCGGAAGGGGAAATAACGGGAGTTCCCGAACTGCAATGGAAGAAGAGGGTGCCATGATTTCTTAAGCTTACAAGTAGACAACGCTTCCTTATCCCTACTTTAGCAAAACCCGCAAGAATCCTCCGCTGCAATCAAAGATTTGAAGCGTGAGATGAATTGCGGCAACAACTTATGGTATAGCGTTTATGGTGAGTGCAATTCATTCTCGCCAAAAGCTAAAGGAAATACCCTGAAGCGTGGGCGAGGCAAGGATTCAACCCCTTGACAACTGGGTATCCGAGTGCGATTCGTTCCCAGCAAAAATGGAAGGATAACATCCTGAAATGTGGGTGGGGCAAGGAACACAACCCCAAAAGGCCATGTACCATGCAACTGGGTATCGAGTGCGACTCCGCTCTCGCCAAAAGTGGAAGGAAAAACTCCTGAAACGTGGGCGGGGCAAGGGACACAAGCCCACATGGGAAGTGAATCTTGCAACTAGATGTCGATGATGGTGAGAGTCCATCCCACGAGGTGTATTGTGTGAAAGCACTTCCCCCACCTATGAGACTGGTTATCAACTGGGTGAAGCGGGGATGAAAGGAGGTTAAGCTTGGATCCAAACAAGTATCCCTTCGAGCAAGTGCCTACGGATAGACAACGAAGTCATGTTAGAAGCGTTGTTACTAACGGGACTGAAACAACGAACGAAAATCAATCAAGCTAAAATGTAGAGGAAATAGGCATTTCACGTTGAGGTTCCTCCCA
Above is a window of Geitlerinema sp. PCC 9228 DNA encoding:
- the pheA gene encoding prephenate dehydratase; amino-acid sequence: MNPSIAYLGPPGTYTEAATLAYAEYLQQTHGWSSQLTPRATIAQTLQAAAAQEVAYAVVPVENSIEGGVTVTLDTLWQLECLQIHKALVLPITHSLISRASERERITKVYSHPQALAQCQGWLAKQLPQAELVATPSTSEAVLHAKEDTLVAAVASIRAAQLYGLPILAQAINDYPENCTRFWVVSAHSGNRGSHTSLAFSLPANVPGALLKPLQVFAQRGINLSRIESRPTKLALGEYLFFIDLEADSHQTTVQSALEEIRGYTEVLKLFGSYDVLSVQPLAAPPTL
- a CDS encoding LON peptidase substrate-binding domain-containing protein produces the protein MAPSSSIAVRELPLFPLPEVVLFPGRPLPLHIFEFRYRILMNTILQTDRRFGVLMWDPARNEAARVGCCAEIANYQRLPDDRMKMLTLGQQRFRVLEYVREYPYRVGLVEWIDDETPQENLEPMAQQVELLLKDVVRLSSKLMDQSIDLPEDIPSLPRELSFWIASNLYGAASEQQALLELQDTKARLEREEEILTSTRNHLAARTVLKDTFSSE